One region of Drosophila kikkawai strain 14028-0561.14 chromosome 2R, DkikHiC1v2, whole genome shotgun sequence genomic DNA includes:
- the LOC108076317 gene encoding uncharacterized protein translates to MTTSTSTEEAIATPNSAYADLEMRLETYMRRVFCIYKPKTEARNEYDSKDVEYFGILSLTDVRAPRRKLWYMYYATMDQLDNTVDRIHRKYGQKNMYELFRKPVYTGAGMRSRVKNHFSGLKWYVKGNILEAPPSSCYNDEKVVNTVADLYETEKRKYYDYLMLRNDHFKSYNYIYINA, encoded by the exons ATGACAACCTCAACATCTACCGAAGAAGCAATAGCAACTCCCAACT CCGCATATGCAGACTTGGAAATGCGACTTGAGACATATATGCGAAGGGTTTTCTGCATTTATAAGCCAAAAACCGAAGCCAGAAATGAGTACGATTCCAAGGATGTGGAGTATTTCGGAATTCTCAGTCTAACCGATGTTCGAGCTCCCCGCCGGAAGCTGTGGTACATGTACTATGCGACAATGGATCAGTTGGACAACACAGTAGATCGGATCCACCGCAAATATGGCCAAAAGAATATGTACGAGCTGTTCCGAAAGCCAGTTTACACGGGAGCCGGTATGCGATCCCGGGTTAAGAATCACTTTTCCGGCCTTAAATGGTACGTCAAGGGAAATATCTTAGAAGCGCCTCCCAGTAGCTGTTACAATGATGAGAAGGTGGTAAACACAGTCGCGGATCTGTATGAGACCGAGAAACGGAAGTACTACGATTACTTGATGCTGAGAAATGACCATTTTAAGTCatataattacatatatataaatgcataa
- the LOC108076318 gene encoding uncharacterized protein produces MTASIEGTIWTANSAYPDLEKRLDTYMRRAFGFQDKGFGTKNEYDSKEVEYFGILSLTDVRAPRRKLWYMYYATTTQLDETIDRIHRKYGQKNMYELFRKPVFSGAGMRSRVKNHFSGLKWYVKGNILEASSESCYNDEKVVNTVADLYQAERRRYYDYLYERSALFKKYSSVQLNQV; encoded by the exons ATGACCGCATCTATCGAAGGTACTATTTGGACGGCCAACT CTGCATACCCAGACCTAGAAAAGCGTCTAGACACGTACATGCGAAGAGCCTTCGGCTTTCAGGACAAAGGATTCGGCACAAAGAATGAATACGATTCCAAGGAAGTGGAGTACTTTGGAATCCTCAGTTTAACTGACGTTCGAGCTCCACGGCGAAAGCTGTGGTACATGTACTATGCCACAACAACTCAGTTGGATGAAACTATAGATCGAATACACCGCAAATATGgtcaaaaaaatatgtatgaaCTCTTCCGGAAGCCCGTTTTTTCGGGAGCAGGAATGCGGTCCCGTGTTAAGAATCACTTTTCCGGCCTTAAGTGGTACGTCAAGGGGAATATCTTGGAAGCATCTTCGGAAAGCTGCTACAACGACGAGAAGGTGGTGAACACAGTCGCGGATCTGTACCAGGCCGAAAGACGAAGGTACTACGATTACCTCTATGAAAGGAGTGCTTTATTTAAGAAGTACAGTTCTGTTCAACTAAATCAAGTCTGA
- the LOC108076320 gene encoding uncharacterized protein: MEGKQMKLEDKLEKYWRRLFYLQPLSEPTALDLSELDYFGVFSVRDPLAPDRRLWHIYSCSQPEILQVGDKIRQKYGKKNVWEIYQKPIYSGVGFRSIVKRHFSNLKWITEGNLLEAPEKSHYNDERVLKDVGDLHNKEQRRLFDYIMVQHDWFRRYNDQKPPPR; the protein is encoded by the exons ATGG agggaaaacaaatgaaattagAGGACAAACTGGAAAAGTACTGGAGGCGTCTTTTCTATCTTCAACCATTGTCAGAACCCACTGCTTTGGACCTTTCTGAGCTGGACTACTTTGGAGTATTTAGTGTTAGAGATCCACTGGCTCCAGACCGAAGACTTTGGCATATATACAGCTGCTCACAACCGGAAATTCTCCAAGTGGGGGACAAGATACGACAGAAATATGGAAAGAAGAACGTATGGGAAATATATCAAAAGCCCATATATAGTGGAGTTGGTTTCCGGAGTATTGTAAAAAGGCACTTTTCCAACTTAAAGTGGATCACGGAAGGAAATCTATTGGAGGCCCCGGAGAAAAGCCACTATAATGATGAGCGCGTCCTTAAGGACGTTGGTGATTTGCACAATAAGGAGCAGAGAAGGCTCTTTGACTATATAATGGTCCAGCACGATTGGTTTAGGCGCTATAACGACCAAAAACCTCCCCCCCGCTga
- the LOC108076319 gene encoding uncharacterized protein, whose protein sequence is MTAKAIEDKSSEADYDLESEIDDHLRRLFYIKPKGESPKCKPYIVEFFGVLSLTDLRAPERKLWVIYHCKQPELDKTVDEIHQKYGKKNMFDLYRKPVFSGAALRASVKKHFAELKWFTTGNLLEAPPKSHFNDERVVKTISDLHHLEQQRLYNYVMVKNMWFKRYHT, encoded by the exons ATGACAGCCAAAGCCATCGAAGACAAGAGCTCAg AAGCTGACTATGACCTAGAGTCGGAGATCGACGACCACTTGAGGCgccttttctatataaaaCCGAAAGGGGAATCACCCAAATGCAAACCCTATATTGTGGAGTTCTTCGGCGTGCTCAGCTTGACCGACTTGCGGGCTCCGGAGCGCAAACTCTGGGTCATATACCACTGCAAACAGCCAGAATTGGACAAAACCGTGGATGAGATCCACCAGAAATATGGCAAAAAAAACATGTTCGACCTGTACCGGAAGCCAGTGTTCAGTGGTGCTGCTCTGCGGGCCAGCGTGAAGAAGCACTTCGCTGAGCTAAAGTGGTTTACCACTGGCAACCTGCTGGAGGCACCGCCTAAGAGCCATTTCAACGACGAGCGAGTCGTCAAGACCATTTCAGATCTGCATCACCTGGAACAGCAGCGGCTTTATAACTATGTTATGGTGAAGAATATGTGGTTCAAACGGTATCACACGTAG
- the tra2 gene encoding transformer-2 sex-determining protein isoform X1, producing the protein MLSRSPHERRYLPSKYDRSSFKRSASFSPATTPSSGHKDRRSDGSYYESRHHQNSGSRRRSRSRSRSRSRSRSQFQSSAPVARHYSGRTSRDRERMYEARDRPQASRCIGVFGLNTNTTQHKVRELFNKFGPIERIQMVIDAHTQRSRGFCFIYFENLKDAKVAKDACSGIDVDGRRIRVDYSITQRAHTPTPGVYMGRPSRGQRRRDRDRTASPNDNYRQRNTYHSDRHTRGSRKSHSRSRYVRSRSRSRSRSHPYRRMTSRY; encoded by the exons ATG TTGTCGCGTTCCCCCCACGAGAGACGCTATTTGCCTAGCAAATACGACAG AAGTAGCTTCAAGCGGTCAGCGTCCTTCTCGCCGGCGACTACTCCTTCATCCGGACACAAGGACCGACG GTCGGACGGGAGTTACTATGAAAGTCGTCACCATCAGAACTCGGGCTCGCGTCGCCGCTCTcgttcccgttcccgttcccgCTCCCGTTCGCGCTCGCAGTTCCAGTCATCGGCTCCGGTTGCTCGCCATTATTCCGGACGCACATCCCGCGACCGCGAGCGGATGTACGAGGCTCGC GATCGCCCCCAGGCCAGCCGTTGCATTGGAGTCTTCGGACTGAATACCAATACCACGCAGCACAAGGTACGCGAGCTGTTCAACAAGTTTGGACCTATCGAGCGCATCCAGATGGTCATCGATGCTCAC ACTCAACGTTCGCGTGGCTTTTGCTTCATTTACTTTGAAAATCTCAAAGATgccaaggtggccaaggacgCCTGTTCCGGCATAGATGTGGATGGTCGTCGCATTCGCGTTGACTACTCGATAACCCAGCGTGCCCACACTCCCACTCCGGGCGTCTACATGGGCCGTCCATCCCG CGGCCAGCGACGCCGCGATCGTGATCGCACAGCCTCACCGAATGACAACTATCGTCAGCGAAACACTTACCACAGCGATCGCCATACCCGCGGCTCCCGCAAGAGCCACAGTCGCTCTCGCTACGTGCGTAGCCGTTCACGTTCCCGTTCTCGTTCTCATCCTTACC GTCGCATGACATCGCGCTATTAG
- the tra2 gene encoding transformer-2 sex-determining protein isoform X2, translated as MSDGSYYESRHHQNSGSRRRSRSRSRSRSRSRSQFQSSAPVARHYSGRTSRDRERMYEARDRPQASRCIGVFGLNTNTTQHKVRELFNKFGPIERIQMVIDAHTQRSRGFCFIYFENLKDAKVAKDACSGIDVDGRRIRVDYSITQRAHTPTPGVYMGRPSRGQRRRDRDRTASPNDNYRQRNTYHSDRHTRGSRKSHSRSRYVRSRSRSRSRSHPYRRMTSRY; from the exons AT GTCGGACGGGAGTTACTATGAAAGTCGTCACCATCAGAACTCGGGCTCGCGTCGCCGCTCTcgttcccgttcccgttcccgCTCCCGTTCGCGCTCGCAGTTCCAGTCATCGGCTCCGGTTGCTCGCCATTATTCCGGACGCACATCCCGCGACCGCGAGCGGATGTACGAGGCTCGC GATCGCCCCCAGGCCAGCCGTTGCATTGGAGTCTTCGGACTGAATACCAATACCACGCAGCACAAGGTACGCGAGCTGTTCAACAAGTTTGGACCTATCGAGCGCATCCAGATGGTCATCGATGCTCAC ACTCAACGTTCGCGTGGCTTTTGCTTCATTTACTTTGAAAATCTCAAAGATgccaaggtggccaaggacgCCTGTTCCGGCATAGATGTGGATGGTCGTCGCATTCGCGTTGACTACTCGATAACCCAGCGTGCCCACACTCCCACTCCGGGCGTCTACATGGGCCGTCCATCCCG CGGCCAGCGACGCCGCGATCGTGATCGCACAGCCTCACCGAATGACAACTATCGTCAGCGAAACACTTACCACAGCGATCGCCATACCCGCGGCTCCCGCAAGAGCCACAGTCGCTCTCGCTACGTGCGTAGCCGTTCACGTTCCCGTTCTCGTTCTCATCCTTACC GTCGCATGACATCGCGCTATTAG
- the Blos1 gene encoding biogenesis of lysosome-related organelles complex 1 subunit 1, translating into MLTSMVKEHHKEQVKRKQEQEVRRKEAIEASNELTQSLVDTLNVGVAQAYLNQKRLDAEAKQLHMGATNFAKQTHQWLQLIDNFSSALKELGDVENWARSIEGDMHVINQSLELAYKASRATQATGVAAAAGAEASTSAGK; encoded by the exons atgctaacTTCCATGGTTAAAGAACACCACAAGGAGCAGGTGAAGCGAAAGCAAGAGCAGG AGGTGCGTAGAAAGGAGGCTATTGAAGCCTCTAATGAGCTCACCCAGTCCCTGGTAGACACCCTGAATGTGGGGGTAGCCCAGGCCTATCTGAACCAGAAGCGCCTAGATGCCGAGGCCAAGCAGCTTCATATGGGAGCCACCAATTTCGCCAAGCAGACGCATCAGTGGCTCCAGCTTATTGACAACTTCAGCAGCGCCCTGAAGGAGCTGGGCGATGTGGAAAACTGGGCCCGGAGCATTGAGGGAGATATGCATGTGATAAATCAGAGCCTGGAGCTAGCTTACAAGGCATCGCGAGCAACCCAGGCTACgggagtagcagcagcagctggcgcAGAGGCCTCCACTTCTGCGGGGAAATAA